The Bacteroidota bacterium genome window below encodes:
- a CDS encoding DUF2958 domain-containing protein — MKLFTKEIEAKAQEQYPKGNDLESQIVVAKFFNPTGAGTWYLLNQDPEDTNYCWGICHIFEWEIGSFSKSDLADYKGKFGLGIERDLHFEEVNAKVLWSKLKSDE; from the coding sequence ATGAAACTGTTTACTAAAGAAATAGAAGCGAAAGCACAAGAACAATACCCGAAAGGAAATGATCTCGAATCACAAATTGTTGTTGCAAAGTTCTTTAATCCTACAGGAGCAGGAACATGGTATTTATTAAATCAAGACCCGGAAGACACAAATTATTGCTGGGGCATTTGTCATATCTTTGAATGGGAAATAGGAAGTTTTTCAAAATCCGATTTGGCGGACTATAAAGGAAAGTTCGGATTAGGAATTGAAAGAGATTTACATTTTGAAGAAGTGAATGCGAAAGTATTGTGGTCTAAATTAAAAAGCGATGAGTAA